In a genomic window of Rhizobium glycinendophyticum:
- a CDS encoding amidohydrolase family protein: MTLVRPLTGKKPKITLPEGTIDTQMHAYLPGFPSVQGGPELPAGDLPTPDQYRQFMDWIGIDRVIVTQGNAHQFDNSNLIACLHAFGEIAHGIASVDARTTETELDALSDARVVGLRVMDLPGGAAGLEKLEEIDAIAKSRGWMVAVQFDGSNILDHEAKLSKIRSRWVLDHHGKFFCGVAPDSPQVSAVRRLIDGGRCWFKFAGAYESSKSGAPEFADVGAVAKSIAVHAPERIVWGSNWPHNLARAQSDYPDDAQLTDTVLGWLADDAARKRVLVDNPQELFGLTSLKAT, translated from the coding sequence ATGACCCTCGTTCGCCCGCTTACCGGCAAAAAGCCGAAGATCACACTGCCGGAAGGCACGATCGATACCCAGATGCATGCCTATCTGCCGGGCTTCCCGTCGGTCCAGGGCGGACCGGAACTTCCCGCAGGCGATCTCCCGACACCCGATCAATACCGTCAGTTCATGGATTGGATCGGCATTGACCGGGTGATCGTGACCCAGGGCAATGCGCACCAGTTCGACAATTCGAACCTCATTGCCTGCCTTCATGCCTTCGGGGAGATCGCCCACGGGATCGCCAGCGTCGATGCCCGCACCACCGAGACGGAACTGGATGCTCTCTCGGACGCGCGCGTGGTCGGGTTGAGGGTCATGGACCTGCCCGGTGGCGCCGCCGGTCTCGAAAAGCTCGAGGAGATCGACGCGATCGCGAAATCTCGTGGCTGGATGGTAGCCGTCCAGTTTGATGGCAGCAACATTCTCGACCACGAGGCCAAGCTGTCGAAGATCCGGTCGCGATGGGTCCTTGATCATCACGGCAAATTCTTCTGCGGCGTGGCGCCTGATAGCCCGCAGGTTTCGGCCGTCAGGCGGTTGATCGACGGCGGTCGCTGCTGGTTCAAGTTTGCCGGAGCTTACGAATCGTCAAAAAGCGGTGCTCCGGAGTTTGCCGATGTCGGCGCGGTCGCGAAATCCATCGCCGTTCATGCGCCTGAACGGATCGTCTGGGGCTCGAACTGGCCCCACAACCTGGCCCGCGCCCAAAGCGATTATCCCGATGACGCGCAACTGACAGACACTGTTCTCGGCTGGCTGGCCGATGACGCGGCTCGCAAACGCGTGCTTGTCGACAATCCGCAAGAACTTTTTGGCCTCACGTCGCTCAAAGCGACATAG
- a CDS encoding type I secretion system permease/ATPase has translation MADSPDNAASNAVSRRFKLSLAAVARYYGRPTSDTVLFSGLPDEIVESLELDDVEHVGERIGLQVVAVDARAVRAGDFDCPAIVVLKDGGTVPLLEATEAGDYLVDDKDGGSLRQKLSLGQLRSLDVQSAFVFTLFYKNDGDEAQVGAGSEIERGNWLVRTLAPYWRSYTQVIIAALFINLIALGSPLFTMNVYDRVLPNRAIPTLWVLSLGILIAYLFDFLLKTARAALIDHAGRKADLKLSQMIFDKVLNTSLSSRPLSTGEYASRVMQYEFVREFFTSNTIGLVVDTAFVFIFLIAIYFISGWLAVIPAVALVLTVAVGLRAQAQIGSRMATANNEASKRQSLLVETISTIETVKSLSAEATMLRRWQELMKQSSRTQEAIKHISSTAMNLTTFIQQVVGVLIIIAGTYEFSEGKLAMGAIVATVMLAGRAGAPLGQIAMTLARLRQATLSLRILNKVMEQPEDRPSNVGFVNRRITKGRFAFQNVSFSYPGTDYPVLREFNLNVTAGEKVGIIGRIGSGKTTVGRLLDGLFIPTEGRILIDGVDIRQYHVSEVRSAVSVAGQSSDLFSGTVKENLMIGRADATDEELLEVARITGVEEFVARHPRGFDMPVGERGNNLSGGQKQALAIARLLLTKPKIVFLDEPSGAMDLASERNLISRLSATFEAQTTVILATHRMSMLELVDRLVVIDQGKVVADGPKANVLENLQQKAMARL, from the coding sequence ATGGCAGACAGCCCTGACAATGCTGCTTCGAATGCAGTTTCGCGAAGGTTCAAACTGTCCCTGGCGGCCGTGGCCCGCTATTATGGTCGTCCGACTTCCGATACCGTTCTTTTCTCTGGACTTCCCGACGAAATCGTCGAGTCGCTGGAGCTTGATGATGTCGAACATGTCGGCGAGCGCATCGGTCTTCAGGTCGTTGCAGTGGATGCACGGGCTGTTCGCGCCGGAGACTTCGACTGTCCAGCGATCGTGGTTTTGAAGGACGGCGGCACTGTGCCGCTTCTGGAGGCGACCGAAGCCGGCGATTACCTGGTCGACGACAAGGATGGCGGCTCGTTGAGACAGAAGCTCAGCCTCGGCCAGCTGCGTTCACTCGATGTCCAGTCTGCCTTTGTATTCACACTGTTTTACAAGAACGATGGCGATGAAGCGCAGGTCGGGGCGGGAAGTGAGATCGAGCGCGGGAACTGGCTGGTTCGTACGCTGGCGCCATATTGGCGCAGCTACACCCAGGTCATCATCGCCGCCCTGTTCATCAATTTGATCGCACTCGGCTCGCCGCTGTTTACGATGAATGTCTATGACCGGGTGCTGCCCAATCGGGCCATCCCGACGCTCTGGGTCCTGTCGCTCGGGATCCTCATCGCTTACCTGTTCGACTTCCTCTTGAAGACCGCCAGGGCCGCCTTGATTGACCATGCAGGTCGAAAAGCGGACCTCAAGCTGTCTCAGATGATTTTCGACAAGGTGTTGAACACCAGCCTGTCGTCGCGACCCTTGTCGACCGGTGAATACGCAAGCCGCGTGATGCAGTATGAATTCGTTCGAGAGTTCTTCACCTCAAACACCATAGGTCTTGTCGTTGATACGGCATTCGTCTTCATCTTCCTCATCGCCATCTATTTCATTTCAGGTTGGCTTGCGGTCATCCCGGCAGTGGCTCTAGTGCTGACGGTCGCCGTTGGCCTGCGTGCTCAGGCGCAGATCGGCAGTCGAATGGCAACTGCCAACAATGAAGCTTCCAAACGTCAGTCGCTTCTGGTGGAGACGATTTCCACCATCGAAACGGTCAAAAGCTTGAGTGCGGAAGCCACTATGCTGCGCCGCTGGCAAGAACTGATGAAGCAGTCGAGCCGAACGCAGGAAGCGATCAAGCACATCTCCAGCACTGCGATGAACCTGACCACTTTCATCCAGCAGGTCGTCGGCGTTTTGATCATCATCGCTGGCACCTACGAGTTTTCCGAGGGTAAGCTTGCGATGGGTGCGATCGTTGCCACAGTCATGCTCGCTGGCCGGGCTGGTGCGCCGCTTGGTCAAATCGCAATGACGCTTGCGCGCCTTCGCCAGGCGACCTTGTCACTTCGAATATTGAACAAGGTAATGGAGCAGCCTGAAGACCGACCGTCCAATGTGGGCTTCGTCAATCGCAGAATCACGAAAGGCAGGTTTGCCTTTCAGAACGTGTCCTTTAGCTATCCCGGAACCGACTATCCCGTTCTTCGCGAATTCAACCTCAATGTAACAGCTGGTGAAAAGGTTGGCATCATTGGAAGGATCGGCTCGGGAAAGACGACAGTTGGGCGCCTGTTGGACGGTCTTTTCATCCCAACCGAAGGCCGTATTCTCATTGATGGTGTTGACATCAGACAATACCATGTCTCTGAAGTCCGCTCTGCAGTCAGTGTTGCTGGTCAATCCTCCGATCTTTTCTCAGGAACGGTGAAGGAGAACCTGATGATAGGTCGGGCTGACGCAACCGACGAAGAACTTCTCGAAGTTGCCCGCATCACCGGTGTCGAGGAATTCGTGGCCCGTCATCCGCGTGGTTTTGACATGCCCGTCGGAGAGCGAGGCAATAATCTCTCCGGCGGCCAGAAACAGGCATTGGCAATTGCGCGCCTGCTGTTGACGAAGCCCAAGATCGTATTCCTGGACGAGCCATCGGGTGCCATGGATCTTGCAAGTGAACGTAACCTGATCAGTCGGCTTTCAGCGACGTTCGAGGCTCAGACGACGGTGATACTTGCCACGCACCGAATGAGCATGCTTGAACTTGTCGATCGCCTCGTCGTCATCGACCAGGGCAAGGTGGTCGCCGACGGACCAAAGGCGAATGTGCTGGAGAATTTGCAGCAGAAAGCGATGGCGCGGCTATGA
- a CDS encoding class I SAM-dependent methyltransferase, whose translation MSGFDKNWLALREPADRLARSRPLIGTLCRHLAEARQAPLLLDIGCGTGSTYRTLSPLLPAQTRWLLLDYDPQLLLEAERQITSSDGISFRQHDLNDLADLPLDGVSMVTASALFDLCSASFTDRFVERLSYQKTGLYAALNYDGVMEWGTSHPLDTQVVDSFNRHQGLDKGFGPALGPNATHHLGQSLRSKGYRVEIGHSPWRLGPNQHALQAELLRGIQAAVAEIGAIAPAELEDWVAYRLDVLADEQSLCVIGHADLLAIHDR comes from the coding sequence ATGAGTGGTTTCGATAAAAATTGGCTGGCGCTGCGTGAACCGGCAGATCGCCTCGCCCGGTCCCGCCCGTTGATCGGTACGCTCTGTCGCCATCTGGCAGAGGCCCGGCAAGCGCCCTTACTGCTCGATATCGGCTGTGGGACGGGCTCGACCTATAGAACCCTTTCACCGCTTCTCCCGGCGCAAACACGCTGGCTTTTGTTGGATTATGATCCGCAACTGCTGCTGGAAGCGGAAAGGCAGATCACGTCTTCCGACGGGATCTCCTTCCGCCAACATGACCTCAACGACCTTGCTGATCTGCCCCTCGACGGGGTCTCCATGGTCACGGCCTCGGCGCTTTTCGATCTGTGCTCGGCGTCGTTCACCGACCGTTTTGTCGAACGCCTTTCCTACCAAAAGACGGGCCTCTACGCCGCGCTGAACTATGACGGCGTCATGGAATGGGGCACGAGCCATCCGCTCGACACGCAGGTCGTCGATAGCTTCAATCGCCACCAGGGTTTGGACAAGGGGTTTGGGCCGGCGCTCGGACCGAACGCCACGCACCATCTCGGCCAGTCGCTGAGATCTAAGGGATACAGGGTCGAGATCGGGCACAGCCCCTGGCGCCTTGGCCCCAATCAGCATGCACTGCAGGCGGAACTTCTGCGTGGCATCCAAGCCGCTGTCGCAGAAATCGGGGCTATCGCTCCTGCCGAACTCGAAGACTGGGTCGCTTACCGCCTTGATGTGCTTGCGGACGAGCAGAGCCTATGCGTGATCGGCCACGCGGATCTTCTCGCCATCCACGATCGATGA
- a CDS encoding NAD-dependent epimerase/dehydratase family protein, giving the protein MKRLLLTGAAGGLGSAMRGRLKDMADILRVSDIADLGGLAPHEEGVICDLGDRAAVDKLVEGCDGIIHLGGISVEDKFSKILNANLLGLHNLYEASRANGMPRILFASSNHTIGFYRQDEYLDHNAPLRPDGLYGVSKCFGEALARMYFDKFGQETALVRIGSCMEKPKNHRMLSTWMSYDDFLSMIECIFRVPRLGCPVIWGCSNNDTRWWDNSHVSYLGWHPRDNAERFRAEIEATVAKPAPDDPIAIYQGGPFVRDPIFAEDE; this is encoded by the coding sequence GTGAAACGACTATTGCTGACGGGGGCGGCCGGCGGGCTGGGAAGCGCCATGCGTGGACGGCTCAAGGACATGGCGGATATCCTGCGCGTATCGGACATCGCCGATTTGGGGGGCTTGGCCCCGCATGAAGAGGGTGTCATCTGTGATCTGGGCGATCGCGCTGCCGTGGATAAACTCGTCGAAGGCTGCGACGGGATCATTCATCTCGGCGGCATCTCGGTCGAAGACAAATTCTCCAAGATTCTCAACGCCAACTTGCTGGGCCTTCATAATCTCTATGAAGCCTCGCGAGCAAACGGCATGCCGCGTATCCTCTTTGCCAGTTCCAACCATACGATCGGCTTCTATCGCCAGGACGAATATCTCGACCATAACGCGCCGCTGAGACCCGACGGGCTCTACGGCGTCTCCAAATGTTTCGGAGAAGCACTGGCTCGGATGTATTTCGACAAATTCGGACAGGAAACGGCGCTGGTCAGGATCGGGAGCTGCATGGAGAAGCCGAAAAACCACCGCATGCTGTCGACCTGGATGAGCTATGATGACTTCCTCAGCATGATCGAATGCATTTTCCGTGTGCCGCGCCTCGGTTGTCCGGTGATCTGGGGCTGCTCCAACAATGATACGCGCTGGTGGGACAATTCCCATGTCTCCTATCTCGGCTGGCATCCGCGCGACAATGCAGAACGTTTTCGGGCCGAGATCGAAGCCACGGTGGCGAAACCAGCGCCAGACGACCCAATCGCCATCTATCAGGGCGGTCCCTTCGTCCGCGATCCAATCTTTGCAGAAGATGAATAG
- a CDS encoding DUF427 domain-containing protein, translated as MKATWNGAVIAESDDTVIVEGNHYFPFTSVNQVYLRPSDRKSECPWKGQASYYTLEVDGEPNVDAAWSYAQPKSAAKEIAGRVAFWKGVKVGP; from the coding sequence ATGAAGGCAACTTGGAACGGAGCCGTCATTGCTGAAAGCGATGATACGGTGATTGTTGAAGGCAACCATTATTTTCCCTTCACCTCGGTCAACCAGGTTTATCTGCGCCCCAGTGACCGCAAATCCGAATGTCCCTGGAAGGGGCAGGCAAGCTATTACACGCTGGAGGTCGACGGTGAGCCCAATGTGGACGCCGCCTGGTCCTATGCGCAGCCGAAGTCTGCCGCAAAAGAGATCGCCGGTCGGGTGGCCTTCTGGAAGGGCGTGAAGGTCGGCCCCTGA
- a CDS encoding HlyD family type I secretion periplasmic adaptor subunit, whose amino-acid sequence MNRAIVDRPPFIARMLLWLVVLLLMSFLAWAAFTQIDELARGEGKVIPVSKTQIVQSSEAGIVQTIAVQLGQIVRKGELIVQLNNITTESSLGEARAKARALGAKVARLALEEAGDYDAAFVCPQDVRAVAAKVCANEENLFAANKARFKNKLRVLQERLLQRENELKEAQVNIARLRQNIEVSSRQFALMNSLADKGLMAHMQSITVERELSEQRGQVEVYTASLDRLRGAVDEARLQVEELPIELQQQAVTEKAQVLAELSVIDETIRGASDRVERTDIRSPVDGIVNTLEVNTIGAYVDPGSVIAAIVPTADTLLVEARISPRDIAFIQRGQKAVVKVTAYDFSVFGGLEGQVTNISADSLVEKENGETFYLVQVKTDQSSLVKDGVSYPIIPGMVASVDILTGRKTVLSYLMKPINKARSAALTER is encoded by the coding sequence ATGAACCGAGCCATAGTCGATAGACCTCCCTTCATTGCCCGCATGCTTTTGTGGCTCGTGGTACTCTTGCTCATGAGCTTCCTCGCCTGGGCGGCATTTACCCAGATCGACGAACTTGCAAGAGGAGAAGGTAAGGTCATTCCCGTCTCGAAGACACAGATCGTGCAGTCGTCTGAGGCCGGGATTGTCCAGACGATCGCCGTGCAGCTTGGTCAGATCGTTCGGAAGGGGGAACTCATTGTCCAGTTGAACAACATCACGACCGAATCGTCATTAGGCGAGGCGCGCGCCAAGGCTCGCGCACTTGGCGCAAAGGTTGCCCGTCTAGCGCTTGAGGAAGCTGGCGACTACGACGCTGCATTCGTCTGCCCGCAGGATGTCAGGGCCGTTGCGGCCAAGGTTTGCGCCAATGAGGAGAACCTCTTTGCAGCCAACAAGGCCAGATTTAAAAACAAGCTCCGCGTGCTGCAGGAACGGCTTTTACAGCGAGAAAACGAGCTCAAGGAGGCGCAGGTCAACATCGCGCGCCTGAGGCAGAACATCGAGGTGTCGAGCCGGCAGTTTGCCCTGATGAATTCTTTGGCAGACAAGGGCTTGATGGCCCATATGCAGTCCATCACCGTGGAGCGCGAGCTTTCGGAGCAAAGGGGACAGGTGGAGGTTTATACCGCAAGCCTTGATCGCCTGCGCGGCGCCGTGGATGAAGCGCGGCTTCAGGTCGAGGAGCTCCCGATAGAATTGCAACAGCAAGCAGTGACAGAAAAAGCCCAAGTTCTAGCCGAGCTATCAGTGATTGATGAGACTATTCGAGGGGCCTCAGACCGGGTCGAAAGGACCGATATCCGCTCACCGGTGGATGGCATCGTCAATACGCTCGAGGTCAATACGATCGGAGCCTATGTCGATCCGGGATCTGTCATAGCCGCAATTGTGCCAACGGCCGATACGCTTCTCGTTGAAGCCCGGATTTCCCCCCGCGATATCGCCTTCATCCAGCGAGGGCAAAAAGCTGTCGTGAAAGTCACGGCTTACGACTTCTCGGTGTTCGGCGGGCTTGAGGGACAAGTCACCAACATATCGGCCGACAGCCTGGTGGAGAAGGAAAATGGAGAAACCTTTTACCTGGTTCAGGTCAAGACTGATCAGTCATCCCTGGTCAAGGACGGCGTCTCCTATCCCATTATTCCGGGGATGGTTGCGTCTGTCGATATCTTGACAGGCAGAAAAACGGTTTTGAGTTATCTGATGAAACCCATCAACAAGGCGCGTTCTGCCGCTCTGACGGAGCGCTGA
- a CDS encoding FadR/GntR family transcriptional regulator: MAFQSKQDAGSGTLVQKLGDTLRKAIGSGQYLPGAKLPSEAQLSEAHGVSRTVVREAIASLRADRLVEARQGAGVFVLKPADPAPVPLLIGTVDPARVSSTIELLELRTAVEVEAAGLAALRRSPAQEEVIIERHYAIRTCLEAGQSTTDADFALHLAIAEATNNPRFREFLAMIGKNVIPRAALRDEDNEQDQAAYLRLIDGEHAEIVEAISAGDEDRAREAMRRHLRGSQARYRALLREQRQPVR; the protein is encoded by the coding sequence ATGGCATTTCAGTCGAAACAGGATGCGGGATCGGGAACGCTGGTACAAAAACTGGGCGATACGCTGCGCAAGGCGATCGGGTCGGGGCAGTATCTCCCAGGCGCCAAACTTCCGAGCGAGGCCCAATTGTCGGAGGCCCACGGGGTGTCGCGCACTGTGGTGCGGGAAGCGATCGCTTCCCTCAGGGCCGACCGCCTTGTCGAAGCGCGCCAAGGGGCCGGCGTCTTTGTGTTGAAGCCCGCTGATCCTGCTCCCGTACCCCTTCTCATCGGCACCGTTGATCCGGCCCGCGTCTCCTCCACCATTGAACTTCTGGAGCTTCGCACCGCCGTCGAAGTCGAGGCAGCGGGCCTTGCTGCTCTTCGTCGATCACCCGCCCAGGAAGAAGTGATCATCGAGCGACATTATGCCATCCGCACCTGTCTTGAGGCCGGCCAGTCGACAACGGATGCAGATTTCGCACTTCATCTGGCCATCGCCGAGGCGACCAATAATCCGCGCTTTCGAGAATTCCTGGCGATGATCGGCAAGAACGTCATCCCGCGCGCAGCCCTCAGGGACGAAGACAATGAGCAGGATCAGGCCGCCTATCTGCGGCTGATCGACGGCGAACATGCCGAAATCGTGGAAGCAATCTCGGCCGGCGATGAAGATCGCGCCCGCGAGGCGATGCGCCGGCATCTGCGTGGCAGTCAGGCCCGGTACCGGGCTCTGTTGAGGGAGCAACGCCAACCTGTACGATAA
- the kdgD gene encoding 5-dehydro-4-deoxyglucarate dehydratase, which produces MTPQDIKAALGAGLLSFPVTHFDDEGRFEPTSYQRHVEWLAGFEAPVLFAAGGTGEFFSLTPSEVPHVVAAAKEASGKTAIVSGCGYGTEVAVEIARSVEKAGADGILLLPHYLIDAPQEGMYRHVKQVCQSVGIGVMVYNRDNSVLGVETLQRLCDACPNLIGFKDGTGEIGLIRQITATLGDRLTYLGGMPTAELFAEAYLGAGFTTYSSAVFNFVPGLAVEFYKALRAGERTRCEEILRDFFYPFMAIRARRKGYAVSAVKAGVRLQGFAAGKVRPPLDDLTPEEEDILARLIEPWKRSNP; this is translated from the coding sequence ATGACGCCGCAAGACATCAAGGCCGCGCTCGGCGCCGGCCTTCTCTCCTTCCCTGTCACGCATTTCGATGACGAGGGACGGTTCGAACCGACAAGCTATCAGCGCCATGTCGAGTGGCTGGCGGGTTTTGAGGCTCCGGTGCTCTTTGCGGCCGGCGGTACGGGAGAGTTCTTTTCGCTGACGCCGTCCGAAGTGCCGCACGTCGTTGCCGCGGCCAAGGAGGCATCGGGCAAGACAGCCATCGTGTCGGGTTGTGGTTATGGCACAGAGGTCGCAGTCGAGATTGCCCGGTCTGTCGAAAAGGCGGGTGCCGACGGTATTCTGCTCCTCCCGCATTACCTGATCGATGCGCCACAAGAGGGCATGTATCGCCACGTCAAGCAGGTCTGTCAGTCGGTCGGGATCGGCGTCATGGTCTATAACCGTGACAATTCGGTGCTTGGGGTCGAGACCCTGCAGCGCCTTTGCGATGCGTGCCCCAATCTGATCGGCTTCAAGGATGGAACTGGCGAGATCGGCCTGATCCGCCAGATCACGGCAACACTTGGCGATCGGCTGACCTATCTCGGCGGCATGCCGACAGCCGAACTCTTTGCCGAAGCCTATCTGGGTGCCGGTTTCACCACCTATTCCTCCGCCGTCTTCAACTTCGTCCCGGGTCTGGCCGTCGAGTTCTACAAGGCATTGCGTGCTGGCGAGCGGACGCGCTGTGAAGAGATCCTGCGCGATTTCTTCTACCCCTTCATGGCAATTCGCGCACGCCGCAAGGGTTATGCCGTCTCCGCCGTCAAGGCAGGCGTCCGTCTGCAGGGTTTTGCCGCCGGCAAGGTGCGCCCACCGCTCGACGACCTGACGCCAGAGGAAGAGGACATCCTCGCCCGCCTGATCGAACCGTGGAAGCGCTCGAACCCATGA
- a CDS encoding RibD family protein yields the protein MRKIEMNDQLWARLLAMRGGRHRAGPGEETDPALALYGPIASARAGFVLAQVGQSLDGRVATPSGDARDISGPDGIAHLHRCRALVEAVIVGIGTVKADNPRLSVRAVKGPNPVRVVIDCRGELSGNECMFGDGGAPILLIQSERVPHKRYRAEVLRVSQGQTGLDPQEILARLRERGLQRILVEGGARTIARFIDAGLVDRLHVAIAPLIIGSGPAGISLPPIENLTSAHRPPAKIYSLGSDILFDCELQASVASSIVDGEKIRVADHA from the coding sequence ATGCGCAAGATCGAGATGAACGACCAGCTCTGGGCAAGGCTTCTCGCCATGCGGGGTGGTCGGCATCGCGCTGGACCTGGAGAAGAGACGGATCCGGCGCTCGCTCTTTATGGCCCCATCGCCTCAGCACGCGCGGGCTTCGTTCTGGCGCAAGTTGGACAGTCTCTCGATGGACGCGTTGCGACCCCAAGCGGTGACGCGCGTGATATCTCGGGACCTGACGGGATCGCTCACCTGCATCGTTGCCGAGCGCTGGTGGAAGCCGTGATCGTTGGTATCGGCACGGTCAAGGCCGATAATCCCCGGCTCTCTGTGCGCGCGGTGAAGGGTCCCAATCCTGTCCGCGTGGTCATCGATTGCCGCGGTGAACTCAGCGGCAACGAATGTATGTTTGGCGATGGCGGCGCTCCCATTCTGTTGATCCAGAGCGAACGTGTACCCCACAAACGATACCGCGCGGAGGTCCTGCGCGTAAGCCAGGGCCAAACTGGGCTTGATCCTCAGGAGATATTGGCGCGGCTCAGAGAGAGGGGTCTCCAGCGAATTCTGGTCGAAGGTGGCGCGCGCACGATCGCCCGTTTCATCGATGCCGGTCTGGTCGACCGGCTGCATGTGGCGATCGCCCCCCTGATCATCGGCTCTGGGCCGGCCGGCATCAGCTTGCCGCCGATTGAAAATCTGACCAGCGCCCATCGCCCGCCTGCCAAGATCTACAGTCTCGGCAGCGACATTCTCTTCGACTGCGAATTGCAGGCATCTGTCGCGTCATCGATCGTGGATGGCGAGAAGATCCGCGTGGCCGATCACGCATAG
- a CDS encoding mandelate racemase/muconate lactonizing enzyme family protein has translation MKIAEVRTHLLEHTLDVPFQSASMRFDRRAHVLVEIVCDNGATGWGECLGPARPNAAVVAAYKNWLIGMDPLETEKIWAVLYNALRDQGQRGLTLTALSGIDIALWDIKGKYFGVPVSTLLGGRFRQSVRAYATGSFKRDGVDRVEDNARDIALYRAEGFHASKIKVGFGIEEDLAVIRAAREAAGPDMRLMADANHGYGPLEAIEFGRRAAVYGIDWLEEPVVPEHLAAYREVRAKQPIPVAGGETWHSRWGMKEPIETRAVDIIQPDLAGVGGFTEAKRIADLAALHGIRVVPHVWGTAVHIAAALQFIAAMVPDPVRINPVEPILEFDRTDNPFRQAVIKTPIEHENGVVTIPNGPGLGIEINRDALVEFKMREEA, from the coding sequence ATGAAGATCGCCGAGGTCCGAACTCACCTTCTCGAGCACACGCTCGACGTGCCCTTCCAGAGCGCCTCGATGCGCTTTGACCGGCGCGCCCATGTGCTGGTCGAGATCGTCTGCGACAACGGAGCGACCGGCTGGGGCGAATGCCTTGGACCCGCTCGGCCGAATGCGGCCGTGGTCGCCGCCTACAAGAACTGGCTGATCGGCATGGATCCGCTGGAGACGGAAAAGATCTGGGCCGTTCTCTACAATGCCCTTCGCGACCAGGGCCAACGCGGGCTGACATTGACTGCGCTCTCAGGCATCGACATTGCGCTCTGGGACATCAAGGGCAAGTATTTCGGCGTGCCCGTCTCCACCCTTCTCGGCGGCCGCTTTCGCCAAAGCGTGCGTGCCTATGCGACCGGTAGCTTCAAGCGCGACGGGGTCGACCGCGTCGAAGACAATGCCCGCGATATCGCGCTTTATCGGGCCGAGGGTTTTCACGCCTCCAAGATCAAAGTGGGTTTTGGCATTGAGGAAGACCTTGCGGTGATCCGCGCAGCCCGAGAAGCAGCCGGGCCCGACATGCGTCTGATGGCCGATGCCAATCATGGATATGGCCCACTCGAAGCGATCGAGTTTGGACGGCGCGCCGCCGTTTACGGCATCGACTGGCTGGAAGAACCTGTCGTGCCGGAACATCTCGCTGCCTATCGCGAAGTGCGGGCCAAGCAGCCGATCCCGGTTGCCGGTGGCGAGACCTGGCACAGTCGCTGGGGCATGAAAGAGCCGATCGAAACACGGGCGGTCGACATCATCCAGCCGGATCTGGCCGGCGTCGGTGGTTTCACAGAGGCCAAACGGATTGCCGATCTGGCAGCCCTTCACGGGATCCGGGTCGTGCCGCATGTCTGGGGAACGGCTGTTCACATCGCCGCGGCCCTCCAGTTCATCGCGGCCATGGTTCCAGATCCGGTTCGCATCAATCCGGTCGAGCCAATCCTGGAATTCGATCGGACGGACAACCCTTTCCGTCAGGCGGTGATCAAGACACCGATCGAACACGAAAACGGCGTTGTCACCATACCAAACGGCCCGGGTCTCGGCATTGAGATCAACCGCGACGCGCTTGTCGAATTCAAGATGAGGGAGGAAGCATGA
- a CDS encoding cytochrome b: MELIDNAESSGRYRPALRILHWIVAALVFLTWPLGLMIGFAKDEVKLDFYLVHESLGFLVLWIMLLRVGFRLTKPAPSRPAPPIERLAAGSVHGLLYLFLVLMPVSGFLATNAHGFPLKWFGLVTIWSPIGKSPDIAWTLSSIHEWSAWILLTLVALHIGAALFHHVVRRDETLYRIL, encoded by the coding sequence ATGGAGCTTATCGATAACGCGGAAAGCAGCGGGCGCTACCGGCCGGCCCTCAGGATCCTGCACTGGATTGTTGCCGCTCTGGTCTTTCTAACCTGGCCCCTCGGCCTGATGATAGGGTTCGCCAAAGACGAGGTGAAGCTCGACTTCTATCTCGTGCATGAAAGCCTCGGATTTCTGGTGCTCTGGATCATGCTGCTTCGTGTCGGCTTTCGATTGACGAAACCCGCTCCTTCGCGCCCCGCACCCCCGATCGAGAGATTGGCTGCAGGCAGCGTCCATGGTCTGCTCTATCTCTTTCTGGTGCTGATGCCGGTCTCCGGCTTCCTCGCCACAAACGCCCATGGCTTCCCGCTGAAATGGTTCGGCCTCGTGACGATCTGGAGCCCGATCGGCAAGTCGCCCGATATTGCCTGGACACTTTCCTCCATCCACGAGTGGAGCGCCTGGATCCTTTTGACGTTGGTTGCGTTGCATATTGGCGCCGCATTGTTTCACCATGTCGTGCGCCGCGACGAAACCCTTTACCGTATCCTCTGA